The following are from one region of the Halarcobacter sp. genome:
- a CDS encoding alpha/beta fold hydrolase: MFKKVSLLLLFFAFSLSLQASKISKEECTKNNFIFAGGECIEYRAYKGESNDRIVVIVHGTWDEGTNTLGRYAPFAETMNMNTDLTTIAVALPGYSGSSTNNFTSLAHKGVKNLAAKKEYVLFLGELISSLKEKYNAEEVTYIGHSAGAMMGATLMGLKPDLIQNIALAGGRYDIHKEEKGDLISLVDVIDDVNKEAKILFIYGTKDEISKPEVTTSFFDIAKEKGLNAKLIKVEGAGHIDLDMTDTSIEAITEMLEEE; this comes from the coding sequence ATGTTTAAAAAAGTTTCATTGTTACTATTGTTTTTTGCTTTCTCTTTAAGCTTACAAGCAAGTAAAATTAGTAAAGAAGAGTGTACAAAAAACAATTTTATTTTTGCCGGTGGTGAGTGTATTGAATATAGAGCTTATAAGGGTGAATCAAATGATAGAATTGTAGTAATTGTACATGGTACTTGGGATGAAGGAACAAATACTTTAGGTAGATATGCTCCTTTTGCAGAAACTATGAATATGAATACTGATTTGACGACAATTGCAGTTGCACTTCCTGGGTATTCAGGTTCATCAACAAACAATTTTACATCTTTAGCTCATAAAGGTGTTAAAAACTTAGCAGCAAAAAAAGAGTATGTTTTATTTTTGGGTGAATTAATCTCATCTTTGAAAGAAAAATATAATGCTGAAGAAGTTACTTATATTGGGCATAGTGCAGGAGCTATGATGGGTGCTACACTAATGGGATTAAAACCAGATTTAATCCAAAACATTGCACTTGCAGGTGGTAGATATGATATTCATAAAGAGGAAAAAGGTGATTTAATATCATTAGTTGATGTTATTGATGATGTTAATAAAGAGGCAAAAATTCTTTTTATATATGGAACAAAAGATGAAATATCTAAACCTGAAGTTACTACATCATTTTTTGATATTGCAAAAGAAAAAGGTTTAAATGCAAAACTAATTAAAGTTGAAGGGGCAGGGCATATAGATTTAGATATGACAGATACTTCAATTGAAGCTATAACTGAAATGTTAGAAGAGGAATAA
- a CDS encoding DsrE family protein: protein MKKILLFVFITIFSYAESTFSNPQPTFDEPRKVAIQLYDSDLKKVNHNLSTIYNILKEYPEESLKVVVISYGNGVRALKKDYDKATLTRINSLMEYDVEFIVCKNTMETMKWTKDDFIDGVSYVQAGIVELIERQVAGYVGIIAY from the coding sequence ATGAAAAAAATTTTATTATTTGTATTTATAACTATATTTAGTTATGCTGAATCAACATTTAGTAACCCTCAACCAACTTTTGATGAACCAAGAAAAGTTGCTATACAATTATATGATTCAGATTTAAAAAAAGTAAATCACAATTTAAGTACAATTTACAACATTTTAAAAGAGTATCCAGAAGAGAGTTTAAAAGTTGTTGTAATCTCCTATGGAAATGGTGTAAGGGCCTTAAAAAAGGATTATGATAAAGCTACATTAACAAGAATAAATTCATTAATGGAGTATGATGTTGAGTTCATAGTGTGTAAAAATACTATGGAAACAATGAAGTGGACTAAAGATGATTTTATAGATGGTGTATCTTATGTTCAAGCAGGTATTGTTGAACTTATAGAAAGACAAGTTGCAGGATATGTAGGTATAATCGCTTACTAA
- a CDS encoding MOSC domain-containing protein, with amino-acid sequence MKILDTFSAKVGQSGLPRPQVDTLELIFNYGIKDDKFAADDLDKTVMIVGKYSYDIAKEYSIDLEYGSLGENILFDFNPHELNIGTKIKIDDAIIIITEKCTICNHLSVFDKKLPKLLKKSRGLYCKIEKSGKISKNSKIEILEENIDYIAS; translated from the coding sequence ATGAAAATTCTAGATACATTTAGTGCCAAAGTTGGACAAAGTGGATTACCAAGACCACAAGTTGATACTTTAGAACTGATATTTAATTATGGAATAAAAGATGATAAATTTGCAGCTGATGATTTAGATAAAACTGTAATGATTGTTGGAAAATATAGTTATGATATAGCAAAAGAGTATTCTATTGACTTAGAGTATGGAAGTTTAGGTGAAAATATTCTTTTTGACTTTAATCCACATGAATTAAATATTGGAACTAAGATCAAAATTGATGATGCAATCATCATAATTACTGAGAAATGTACTATTTGTAACCATTTGTCAGTTTTTGATAAAAAGTTACCAAAGTTATTAAAAAAATCTAGAGGATTATATTGTAAAATAGAAAAAAGCGGTAAAATTTCTAAGAATTCTAAAATAGAAATATTAGAAGAAAATATTGATTACATTGCGTCATAA
- a CDS encoding thioredoxin family protein — MIKKGFFLLFSIFLVVNLNADFKEGETLFKNKCSTCHKSYISFKKLKENFFERNNTLLNLTIPTENMLAWAIMESSKKIGDPNDPEMRSIEIEEYLKNYLANPDINDSICDAHVLKYYKKKDPMDISDEEAELLAQYFMGYKEDRLKKNPKPVKVLTKDYDEKKILEKANKEGKQIIVFATSQTCYFCKKMKKEVLSLTEVEEAINEDFIFLEVDVDFVKLPFDLKKYFKGMTPTFFFLTTSGELLHTYPGAWVKKDFLQILKENL; from the coding sequence ATGATTAAAAAGGGATTTTTTTTACTATTTTCTATTTTTTTAGTAGTAAATTTAAATGCAGACTTTAAAGAGGGAGAAACTCTATTTAAAAATAAATGTTCTACATGTCATAAATCATATATTTCATTTAAAAAACTAAAAGAGAATTTCTTTGAAAGAAATAATACACTACTTAATTTAACTATACCAACAGAAAATATGTTAGCTTGGGCAATTATGGAGAGTAGTAAAAAAATTGGTGATCCAAATGATCCTGAGATGAGATCAATTGAGATAGAAGAGTATCTTAAAAACTATTTAGCTAACCCTGATATAAATGATAGTATTTGTGATGCACATGTATTAAAGTATTATAAGAAAAAAGATCCAATGGATATAAGTGATGAAGAGGCAGAGCTTTTAGCACAGTATTTTATGGGGTATAAAGAAGATAGATTAAAAAAGAATCCAAAGCCAGTAAAAGTTTTAACAAAAGATTATGATGAAAAAAAGATTTTAGAAAAAGCTAATAAAGAGGGGAAACAGATAATTGTATTTGCCACTTCTCAAACTTGCTATTTCTGTAAAAAAATGAAAAAAGAAGTTTTGTCTTTAACTGAAGTTGAAGAAGCGATAAATGAGGATTTTATATTTTTAGAAGTTGATGTTGATTTTGTTAAATTACCATTTGATTTAAAAAAATATTTTAAAGGGATGACTCCTACTTTTTTCTTTTTAACTACAAGTGGAGAGCTTTTACATACTTATCCTGGAGCTTGGGTTAAAAAAGACTTTTTACAAATATTAAAGGAAAATTTATAA
- the soxB gene encoding thiosulfohydrolase SoxB has product MSKLSRREFVYMMAVLGAAPVFANSHTRMTDTNKLEDYYKLKPFGNARLMHMTDSHAQLLPVYFREPSVNLGFDSNFGKPPHIVGEKFLDYYGIKGNKRLEYAYSCVNFEKHAKAMGRTGGFAQIKTVVDFLRNNFGKEKTLLLDGGDTWQGSATALYTRGKDMVGAMNLLGVDVAVGHWEFTYKAEEVLENVKMLDAEFLAQNVKVKEDALFEETDIAMQAYDVDEGYAFKPYTIKKLGNARVAIIGQAFPYTTIANPQRFIPDWTFSINDENMQDIVNDIRENEKPDAVIVLSHNGYDTDKKMAEVVTGIDFIMGGHTHDGVPEAYPVKNEDGVTYVCNAGSNGKFLNVLDLDIQNGKVKDFKFTLLPIFSDLIPEEPSMKKYIQDVRAPFMKELTREIATTEETLFRRGNFNGSWDQIICDALTDIKDAQISLSPGFRWGTSVMPGQAITFDDLMTQTAMTYPETYVADRTGQMIKDILEDVADNLFNPDPFYQQGGDMVRTGGISYKINPTAKMGERISEITLTKTGEKIVPSKNYKVAGWSTVGSKSPGEPVWETVEAYLKNVKHIANLKVDTPDIVGIKGNPGII; this is encoded by the coding sequence ATGAGTAAATTAAGTAGAAGAGAATTTGTTTATATGATGGCAGTACTTGGTGCTGCACCTGTATTTGCTAATTCACATACTAGAATGACAGATACTAATAAGCTTGAGGATTATTATAAACTTAAGCCATTTGGAAATGCTAGACTTATGCATATGACAGACTCTCATGCACAACTTTTACCAGTGTATTTTAGAGAGCCAAGTGTGAACTTAGGATTTGATAGTAATTTTGGAAAACCACCACATATTGTTGGTGAAAAATTCTTGGATTATTATGGAATAAAAGGTAACAAAAGACTAGAATATGCATATTCTTGTGTAAACTTTGAAAAACATGCAAAAGCAATGGGTAGAACTGGTGGTTTTGCACAGATTAAAACTGTTGTAGATTTTTTAAGAAACAATTTTGGTAAAGAAAAAACTTTATTATTAGATGGTGGTGATACTTGGCAAGGAAGTGCTACTGCTCTTTATACTAGAGGTAAAGATATGGTTGGTGCCATGAATCTTCTAGGTGTAGATGTAGCCGTTGGACACTGGGAATTTACTTATAAAGCTGAAGAAGTTTTAGAAAATGTAAAAATGCTTGATGCTGAGTTTTTAGCACAAAACGTAAAAGTTAAAGAGGATGCTTTATTTGAAGAAACTGATATTGCAATGCAAGCATATGATGTTGATGAAGGTTATGCATTTAAACCATATACAATTAAAAAATTAGGAAATGCAAGAGTAGCTATTATTGGTCAGGCTTTCCCTTATACTACTATTGCTAATCCACAAAGATTTATACCTGATTGGACTTTCTCTATTAATGATGAGAATATGCAAGATATAGTAAATGATATTAGAGAAAATGAAAAACCAGATGCTGTTATAGTATTATCTCATAATGGGTATGATACAGATAAAAAAATGGCAGAGGTTGTAACTGGAATAGATTTTATTATGGGTGGACATACACATGATGGTGTACCTGAAGCATATCCTGTTAAAAATGAAGATGGTGTTACATATGTTTGTAATGCTGGTTCAAATGGTAAATTCTTAAATGTACTTGATTTAGATATTCAAAATGGAAAAGTAAAAGATTTCAAATTTACACTTCTTCCAATTTTTTCTGATTTAATTCCAGAAGAGCCTTCTATGAAAAAATATATTCAAGATGTAAGAGCACCTTTTATGAAAGAATTAACAAGAGAGATTGCAACTACAGAAGAAACTTTATTTAGAAGAGGCAATTTTAATGGTTCTTGGGATCAGATCATCTGTGATGCTTTAACTGATATTAAAGATGCACAAATCTCTTTATCTCCTGGATTTAGATGGGGAACATCTGTTATGCCTGGTCAAGCAATTACTTTTGATGATCTTATGACACAAACAGCAATGACATATCCAGAAACCTATGTTGCTGATAGAACAGGTCAAATGATAAAAGATATTTTAGAAGATGTAGCTGATAATTTATTTAATCCTGATCCTTTTTATCAACAAGGTGGAGATATGGTTAGAACAGGTGGAATCTCTTATAAAATCAATCCAACTGCAAAAATGGGTGAAAGAATTTCGGAAATTACACTTACAAAAACTGGAGAAAAAATTGTTCCTAGCAAAAACTATAAAGTTGCAGGTTGGTCTACCGTTGGTTCTAAGTCACCGGGTGAACCAGTTTGGGAAACTGTTGAAGCATACTTAAAAAATGTTAAACATATAGCTAACTTAAAAGTTGATACTCCTGATATCGTAGGTATCAAAGGGAATCCTGGAATCATTTAA
- a CDS encoding rhodanese-like domain-containing protein produces the protein MTILKKLLIASAVAGICSVSAIAEGDEKFVPISKGVKSIEMNLNGEKFTLMRNQTAGNKISPLYDTTNRGTPQPMTLAPGVETVGEIEFIEYMKKAQTDNTIAIIDSRKPGWYAKLRIPGAVNVPFTNFDERDTAIEMMEDEMGVVEKEDGTLDFSKAKTLALYCNGYWCGQTPGMVKNAKFALLKMGYPAEKIKYYRGGMQAWASLGFTVVGSGK, from the coding sequence ATGACAATTCTAAAAAAATTACTTATCGCGTCAGCTGTAGCTGGAATTTGTTCTGTAAGTGCTATAGCAGAAGGTGACGAAAAATTTGTACCAATTTCAAAAGGTGTTAAATCTATTGAAATGAATCTAAATGGAGAAAAATTTACTCTTATGAGAAATCAAACAGCAGGTAATAAAATTTCACCATTATATGATACTACAAATAGAGGGACTCCTCAACCAATGACTTTAGCACCAGGTGTTGAAACTGTAGGTGAAATAGAGTTTATTGAATATATGAAAAAAGCACAAACTGATAATACTATTGCAATTATTGATTCAAGAAAACCAGGTTGGTATGCTAAGCTTAGAATACCAGGTGCTGTAAATGTTCCATTTACAAATTTTGATGAAAGAGATACTGCTATTGAGATGATGGAAGATGAAATGGGTGTTGTTGAAAAAGAGGATGGAACACTTGATTTTTCTAAAGCAAAAACTTTAGCTTTATATTGCAATGGTTATTGGTGTGGACAAACTCCAGGTATGGTTAAAAATGCAAAATTTGCATTATTAAAAATGGGATATCCAGCTGAAAAAATCAAATACTACAGAGGTGGTATGCAAGCTTGGGCATCTTTAGGTTTTACAGTAGTAGGATCTGGTAAGTAA
- the soxA gene encoding sulfur oxidation c-type cytochrome SoxA: MLLKIAKTAALVAIATCTLNASDFNAQAEKDRIALVKYFEAKFDNPLKDKNVFFPYSTDDELENNFISGLKFQDFSEGNYSFSKNGRMSYEEIKEFPPTEEFIEYGEALYEKPFANGKSFQDCFPNPAEAGSMYPYFDETKKDVQTLTVAINQCLTSNGEKAWKTTKGKIAHLEAFFAKSAQDDEKTIDVKIDSAEAAAAYERGKKYYYTQRGYLKLSCAECHVQGAGQRVRNESLSPFLGQVTHFPVYRLKWAAGDKNNDGLGTLERRMSGCIKDQGQVPPANDSKEMKELLFFMAYMSNGMKIDGPDIRK, from the coding sequence ATGTTATTAAAAATTGCAAAAACAGCTGCACTTGTTGCAATAGCTACTTGTACATTAAATGCTTCAGATTTTAATGCACAAGCTGAAAAAGATAGAATTGCTTTAGTAAAATATTTTGAAGCAAAATTTGATAATCCATTAAAAGATAAAAATGTTTTCTTTCCTTATTCAACAGATGATGAGTTAGAAAATAATTTTATTAGTGGATTAAAATTTCAAGATTTTTCAGAAGGAAACTATTCATTTTCTAAAAATGGAAGAATGTCTTATGAAGAGATTAAAGAATTTCCTCCAACTGAAGAATTCATTGAATATGGTGAAGCACTTTATGAAAAACCGTTTGCAAATGGTAAATCATTTCAAGATTGTTTCCCTAACCCTGCAGAAGCAGGTTCAATGTATCCATATTTTGATGAAACAAAAAAAGATGTACAAACTTTAACAGTTGCTATTAACCAATGTCTTACTTCAAATGGTGAAAAAGCATGGAAAACGACTAAAGGTAAAATTGCACATTTAGAGGCTTTCTTTGCTAAATCAGCACAAGATGACGAAAAAACTATTGATGTAAAAATTGATAGTGCAGAAGCAGCTGCTGCTTATGAAAGAGGTAAAAAGTATTATTATACTCAAAGAGGTTATCTAAAACTTAGTTGTGCTGAATGCCATGTTCAAGGTGCAGGACAAAGAGTTAGAAACGAAAGTTTATCTCCTTTCTTAGGACAAGTTACTCATTTCCCTGTTTATAGATTAAAATGGGCAGCTGGTGATAAAAATAATGATGGTTTAGGAACTTTAGAAAGAAGAATGTCAGGATGTATTAAAGATCAAGGTCAAGTGCCACCTGCAAACGATTCTAAAGAGATGAAAGAACTACTATTTTTCATGGCATATATGTCAAATGGTATGAAAATTGACGGTCCAGATATAAGAAAATAA
- the soxZ gene encoding thiosulfate oxidation carrier complex protein SoxZ produces the protein MAKTRIKAKLKKGVVTVKALAKHDMLSYQEAERAKKEANFITYVVAKVNGKIVYEVSTSQFLSKNPYMKFMFNADAVGAKKGDEVEFSWVDLKGNTQADKQKIK, from the coding sequence ATGGCTAAAACTAGAATTAAAGCAAAATTAAAAAAAGGTGTTGTAACTGTTAAAGCACTTGCTAAACACGATATGTTAAGTTATCAAGAAGCTGAAAGAGCAAAAAAAGAAGCAAATTTCATTACTTATGTTGTAGCAAAAGTAAATGGAAAAATAGTATATGAAGTTTCTACAAGTCAATTTTTATCAAAAAATCCTTATATGAAATTTATGTTCAACGCAGATGCTGTTGGAGCTAAAAAAGGTGATGAAGTTGAGTTTTCTTGGGTTGATTTAAAAGGTAATACTCAAGCAGATAAACAAAAAATTAAATAA
- the soxY gene encoding thiosulfate oxidation carrier protein SoxY, translating to MINRRNFLGLGLGALAVSMAPSTLSAVNFRETKPKAFTAKKVDVAIKELFGTSATVEGNVELSAPDIAENGAVIPVTVTAKSGSKVAIFQDANPETTVAVFTVPEGGIIDYGIRIKMAKTGKVTAVVEDGGKLYSASKDVKVTIGGCGG from the coding sequence ATGATAAACAGAAGAAATTTTTTAGGTTTAGGTTTAGGTGCATTAGCTGTTTCAATGGCACCAAGTACGTTAAGTGCTGTTAACTTTAGAGAAACAAAGCCTAAGGCATTTACAGCAAAAAAAGTTGATGTAGCTATTAAAGAGTTATTTGGAACTTCAGCTACAGTTGAAGGTAATGTTGAGTTAAGTGCTCCTGACATCGCTGAAAATGGTGCAGTTATTCCTGTTACAGTTACTGCAAAATCAGGTTCAAAAGTTGCAATATTCCAAGATGCTAATCCAGAAACAACTGTTGCTGTATTTACAGTTCCAGAAGGTGGAATTATTGATTATGGTATTAGAATCAAAATGGCAAAAACTGGAAAAGTTACAGCAGTTGTTGAAGATGGTGGTAAATTATATTCTGCATCTAAAGATGTAAAAGTAACAATCGGTGGATGTGGTGGTTGA
- the soxX gene encoding sulfur oxidation c-type cytochrome SoxX, with protein MKLIKSLAVATAISALAVTLSSANEDLVKKGEKIFNTKNLGNCLACHAANGKNIDGPGSMGPKLQALKYWPDEALYNKIYDPNVDNPISQMPAFGKNGWLSDGEIKAVIAYLKTID; from the coding sequence ATGAAATTAATCAAAAGTTTAGCTGTTGCAACAGCTATCAGTGCACTTGCTGTTACTTTATCTTCAGCTAATGAAGATTTAGTAAAAAAAGGTGAAAAGATTTTTAATACTAAAAATCTGGGTAACTGTTTAGCTTGTCATGCTGCAAATGGAAAAAATATTGATGGACCAGGAAGCATGGGACCAAAACTTCAAGCCTTAAAATATTGGCCTGATGAAGCATTATATAATAAAATATATGATCCAAATGTTGATAATCCAATTTCACAAATGCCTGCATTTGGTAAAAATGGATGGTTAAGTGACGGTGAAATAAAAGCAGTTATTGCTTATTTAAAAACAATAGATTAA
- a CDS encoding c-type cytochrome — MFTLENITLKKTLVGLSIVATSLLITACASNNSRSVDGAVKYEVKDGKYTSYHVNTQKVEKYNNGRTPTKTEIAAWNIDVMPDGTGLPEFDTKNGKVVLDEDGNPKKAEGSVEWGNELYDSQCSMCHGEFGTGGKGYPTLSAGSSSTSSLKNQLLNPADKNPGVEPPVKTIGTYWPYASTLFWYIQDAMPFPHPKSLSNSETYALVAYLLMENGVKIDGEELDDEYVLDKENFLKIKMPNRDGFYPNVDTPEDPKKGVENMKAFLSDSKNYGTGTRCMNDCIKGEVPVLRIKNELNDFEPPASTERSWKVAGAKEVSQAQKDYETYCAACHANEAIGAPVVGNKDAWDAVLAKGKDVVYANGINGINAMPPKGGADLSDADFKKIVDFMINSSK; from the coding sequence ATGTTCACATTAGAAAACATCACGCTTAAAAAAACATTAGTTGGTTTAAGTATAGTTGCTACATCATTATTAATTACTGCATGTGCTTCTAATAACAGCAGATCTGTTGATGGAGCTGTTAAATATGAGGTAAAAGATGGTAAATATACTTCTTATCATGTAAATACTCAAAAAGTAGAAAAATACAATAATGGTAGAACACCAACAAAAACAGAAATAGCAGCATGGAATATTGATGTAATGCCTGATGGAACAGGACTGCCGGAGTTTGATACTAAAAATGGAAAAGTTGTTCTTGATGAAGATGGTAATCCAAAAAAAGCAGAAGGTTCAGTAGAATGGGGTAATGAACTTTATGATTCACAATGTTCAATGTGTCATGGTGAATTTGGTACTGGTGGTAAAGGTTATCCAACATTATCAGCAGGTAGTTCTTCTACAAGTTCATTAAAAAATCAATTATTAAACCCAGCCGACAAAAATCCGGGTGTTGAGCCACCTGTGAAAACAATTGGTACATACTGGCCATATGCAAGTACTTTATTTTGGTATATTCAAGATGCTATGCCTTTCCCTCATCCAAAATCATTATCAAATAGTGAAACATATGCTTTAGTAGCTTATTTATTAATGGAAAATGGTGTTAAGATTGATGGTGAAGAGTTAGATGATGAATATGTATTAGATAAAGAAAACTTCTTAAAAATAAAAATGCCTAATAGAGATGGATTTTATCCAAATGTAGATACACCTGAAGATCCTAAAAAAGGTGTAGAAAATATGAAAGCATTTTTAAGTGACTCTAAAAATTATGGTACAGGTACAAGATGTATGAATGATTGTATTAAAGGTGAAGTACCAGTTCTTAGAATCAAAAATGAACTTAATGACTTTGAACCACCTGCATCTACTGAAAGATCATGGAAAGTTGCTGGTGCTAAAGAGGTGAGTCAAGCTCAAAAAGATTATGAAACATATTGTGCAGCTTGTCATGCAAATGAAGCTATAGGTGCACCTGTTGTTGGTAATAAAGATGCTTGGGATGCAGTTTTAGCAAAAGGTAAAGATGTAGTTTATGCTAATGGTATCAATGGAATTAATGCAATGCCTCCAAAAGGTGGTGCTGATTTATCAGATGCAGATTTTAAAAAGATTGTTGATTTTATGATCAACTCTAGTAAATAA